In one bacterium genomic region, the following are encoded:
- a CDS encoding BamA/TamA family outer membrane protein, producing MIRKLLILFLAAVCAQGAFEAVVLSSGPIGREIILEIAEKTNQSELTDTIESIYIDEGYLFVKVLLKEDSLKGKCFIDVIPGPLAVVKSYNIEGFIGEMPRLNIQEGKSFRRTDLNKDMDGLVSSLENNGYPFGETRIESLTISQPVGQEVDVRIKLVVSPGDSVNISAVIVPKGAKTKARFIEKKMLLRPSILYKQKHIDAGIKRLDDLEYLNISGAPEILLDETGEWALKLKFTEGRTVLINGILGYAPRSDKKGVSGQIDALFDNIWGTGRSLALNWNQSIDEYLKFKAKYVEPCIFGGFGDLSISAEYYERGSSYIERNFSFEYKHPINYFMSWSAGATFRSILPGTSGSGNIPKSSESRLTFGGYVEKLYPRVNPSKGWDLSLKTSPSYIERSVLELTSFSLDEYEALARIEGRFVGAQKIGRSLVFFEDIEGRTIFSKGGLALSDLYYLGGWGNLRGYREDQFSADNLGWSNSELRFLIGGEAHGFAFLDCGLIRPSGGDYEFKTGYGIGLRISTAIGRWTVAYGIAGGESLTSGLIHVGLVAEL from the coding sequence ATGATTAGGAAGCTACTAATTCTCTTTTTGGCTGCTGTTTGCGCGCAAGGCGCTTTCGAGGCCGTGGTCTTATCTTCGGGGCCAATCGGGCGGGAAATAATTCTCGAGATTGCGGAAAAGACCAATCAAAGCGAACTGACAGATACAATCGAGTCAATTTATATAGACGAAGGTTACCTCTTTGTTAAGGTATTATTAAAAGAGGATTCGTTGAAGGGAAAATGCTTTATTGATGTAATCCCAGGGCCACTGGCGGTTGTGAAATCATACAATATTGAGGGTTTTATTGGCGAGATGCCCCGATTGAATATTCAGGAAGGCAAGTCTTTTCGTCGCACCGATCTAAACAAAGACATGGACGGCTTAGTTTCATCGCTTGAGAATAACGGTTATCCATTTGGTGAAACGCGTATCGAGTCCCTTACAATATCTCAACCGGTCGGCCAAGAGGTTGACGTTAGGATAAAGCTTGTCGTAAGTCCGGGGGATTCAGTTAATATTAGCGCTGTTATAGTTCCCAAGGGGGCTAAAACGAAGGCTCGGTTCATAGAAAAAAAAATGCTTCTTCGACCATCCATTTTATACAAGCAGAAGCATATCGATGCCGGAATCAAACGCCTCGACGATCTCGAGTATTTAAATATTTCCGGTGCACCGGAGATCCTCCTCGATGAAACAGGCGAGTGGGCGCTCAAACTAAAATTTACCGAAGGCCGAACTGTCCTAATAAACGGCATACTCGGTTATGCACCTCGATCTGATAAGAAGGGCGTTTCCGGGCAAATAGATGCCCTTTTTGACAATATTTGGGGTACAGGACGAAGCCTTGCCCTGAATTGGAATCAATCGATAGACGAGTATCTCAAATTCAAGGCCAAGTACGTAGAACCCTGTATTTTCGGTGGTTTCGGGGATCTATCAATTTCCGCTGAGTATTATGAGCGAGGGAGTTCATATATTGAGCGGAATTTCTCATTCGAATATAAACACCCGATAAATTATTTTATGAGCTGGTCGGCAGGCGCAACATTTCGAAGTATATTGCCCGGCACTTCGGGTTCCGGAAATATTCCAAAATCTTCGGAGAGTAGGTTGACATTTGGAGGATATGTTGAGAAGTTATATCCACGCGTTAATCCTAGCAAGGGGTGGGATCTTTCGCTTAAAACCTCGCCGAGTTATATAGAGCGCTCCGTTTTGGAATTAACCTCGTTTTCTCTGGACGAATACGAAGCGTTAGCCAGAATAGAAGGCAGATTTGTAGGAGCACAAAAAATCGGAAGAAGCCTGGTTTTTTTCGAGGATATAGAAGGTAGAACCATATTTTCTAAGGGTGGATTGGCGTTGTCAGACTTATATTATCTAGGTGGATGGGGAAATCTTCGCGGCTACCGAGAGGATCAGTTTTCAGCGGATAATCTGGGGTGGTCGAACTCCGAATTACGTTTTCTTATAGGAGGCGAAGCACATGGTTTCGCCTTCCTCGACTGTGGTCTAATTCGACCATCGGGAGGAGATTATGAATTCAAAACCGGCTATGGAATAGGTCTTCGAATTTCGACGGCAATAGGCCGCTGGACTGTAGCCTACGGAATAGCCGGAGGAGAATCGCTCACCTCGGGCTTAATTCACGTAGGATTAGTTGCTGAATTATAA
- a CDS encoding MBL fold metallo-hydrolase, giving the protein MKITFYGGVREVTGSKHLIETEDKRILLDCGLFQGHRDEANEKNRKLPFDPKSIDAVVLGHAHIDHSGNLPRLVKKGFEGPIYTTKPTDNLCQYMLADSAYLQERDVEFVNKKRKRAGLEPIEPIYEMKDALETIHQFVPRPYGRWFALAPSTKAIFRDAGHILGSALTEFSFQKSDRCLRLAYAVDLGRKNLPLLKDPAKINKAEVLIIESTYGDRFHDPIENAKSELAEAVNKTIKRGGKVLIPSFAMERTQELIYYLHELHIEERIPNIPIIVDSPLAINVTQVFRRNLQYLDQKAQELIREHEDPFGFGKVQYTRLVEDSKKLNNDPRPMIIISASGMCEAGRILHHLRNNIGDSKNTILAVGYMAKNTLGRRIIDHDNPVKIFGEEHQVRAEVRELNTFSAHADRDELLKFVKKCGPKLKRVFIVHGEEDQSLALQEGIKQLRPELEVVVPYPGQSFEL; this is encoded by the coding sequence ATGAAAATCACATTTTATGGCGGAGTTCGCGAAGTTACGGGTTCTAAACATCTTATTGAAACAGAAGATAAACGCATCCTACTCGACTGTGGCCTTTTTCAAGGTCATCGAGACGAAGCAAATGAGAAAAACCGGAAACTTCCTTTTGACCCAAAATCTATCGATGCTGTGGTCCTCGGTCACGCACATATCGATCATTCGGGCAATCTTCCACGCCTTGTAAAAAAGGGCTTCGAAGGCCCAATTTATACTACTAAACCAACGGACAATCTATGTCAATACATGCTCGCCGACTCAGCTTACCTCCAAGAGCGCGATGTTGAATTTGTAAATAAAAAGCGTAAAAGGGCCGGGCTCGAACCGATAGAACCGATTTACGAGATGAAAGATGCTCTCGAAACAATACATCAATTTGTGCCACGACCTTATGGGCGATGGTTCGCGCTTGCTCCCTCGACAAAAGCCATCTTCCGTGATGCTGGACACATACTCGGCAGCGCACTCACCGAGTTTTCATTTCAAAAAAGCGACCGCTGTCTTCGTCTTGCCTATGCTGTCGATCTTGGTCGCAAAAACCTTCCATTACTCAAAGACCCGGCTAAAATCAACAAAGCTGAAGTCCTCATTATTGAGTCAACTTATGGTGATCGGTTTCACGACCCAATTGAAAATGCCAAATCTGAGCTTGCCGAAGCGGTAAATAAAACCATCAAAAGGGGTGGAAAAGTCCTCATCCCAAGCTTCGCCATGGAACGCACTCAAGAGCTTATATATTACCTTCACGAGCTTCATATCGAAGAGCGTATCCCTAATATTCCAATTATAGTCGATTCGCCTTTGGCAATAAATGTCACTCAAGTCTTCCGCAGAAACCTGCAATACCTCGATCAAAAGGCGCAAGAATTAATTCGTGAACATGAGGACCCCTTTGGTTTCGGAAAAGTCCAATACACAAGGCTTGTCGAGGATTCCAAGAAACTCAACAATGACCCTCGACCGATGATAATTATATCAGCGAGCGGCATGTGTGAAGCCGGGCGCATCCTCCATCATCTTCGTAATAATATTGGAGATTCGAAAAACACAATTCTTGCAGTTGGTTATATGGCGAAAAACACCCTCGGCAGAAGGATTATCGACCACGACAATCCTGTTAAGATATTTGGCGAAGAGCATCAGGTTCGAGCTGAGGTTAGAGAGTTGAATACATTCAGCGCACACGCCGACCGAGACGAACTTCTTAAATTCGTTAAGAAATGTGGGCCAAAACTCAAGAGAGTTTTCATTGTCCATGGCGAGGAAGATCAATCTCTTGCGCTTCAAGAGGGAATAAAACAGCTGCGTCCAGAACTGGAGGTCGTCGTTCCCTATCCAGGACAATCTTTCGAGTTATAA
- a CDS encoding T9SS type A sorting domain-containing protein, whose amino-acid sequence MKSRVILVSLLVMMMGISFAQSDPHVVFGALINADGSAPNPDCMIFESWVTTRPTEILTQDSPGCDFEDSLWFVNTGNFPTAIADGEELSIWLRDTCLAETLTVSGNVDLSYPEENWGSFELIEEGETPIITVLTPNGGDSYVWDDPIDITWTSLDLTGNVKIEYSMDGGVVWNSITGTTLDDGAYAWIAPHITSEIILFKISSVIFPTVFDVSDGFTEIVPEPSIELVYPNGGEILTVDEIVNVRWDVIGDEGPFELHISRDGGGTWTLISGGLAGRGNLDWTAVGPASDNCLIRVRAEDDVLFSDVSDAVFEIVDLVGLTMVFPNGGEVLFIDSIAAITWDAGDVEGDLELLFSRDNGDSWTPLADGLGARGVFNWDVTGPTSEECFMQVRSESDTTIFDNSDAVFEIGEYIPPVEDSIAPSQIIDLVVIEVQHDRAHLAWSAPGDDGTDGTAASYTMGYDLTAFTWPATWEVAGMPMPEVAGTPQDIWIEGLAPETEYYAAMIAEDEEPNASPMSNMVNFSTSSAPDTIPPAGFDIDTLVARDVSFDGFTIFWDAPGDDGNIGTADNYDFRLSTFAFLAGDFETMPEVVAGVPIPEVAGSRQTLIINGLTPDTDYWIAGKASDEVLNDGPVSNIIHVRTHEYTDLIPVGNIIDLSCGDLDMNAIELIFTAPGDDGWAGTVGIGYEVRFLADSAFDPIDWAFVDVYDTIPPVPGRTEVSYYVTGLDQGRQYFFVVRGLDDDGPASLPSDLAGCWTLGRVNPLPDIVMDEDDPDMLLEDIFNIFNPPSGLTYGVTSSEDGIDVSIADSQDILVSLEENYFGEGWIIISATDGEDILLDSVYITVNPVNDAPIFITMPAETLVLDGFPWEYMAIAIDIEDDPVEYGLISGPVGLEVDISGYATWLPSSIEGTYTINIGAWDGADTSIQEFDIVVIKYSYSIFKPHNLHAWDGFRDCVPVVWQAPLAVGRDLPVHLSHYRLYRSEYYDYDYSVLIDSLLFNSYCDNTVVPGELYFYKVQAVYSDPDFNSGFSNIDGGASLASNWLYSSYTIGPPPMVDGDLNEEVWFESTDIDLFSEFGILLSNSGSFLNIGLTNPTLSIEDGFTFRFFFDDNNDDEWDADSSTEGYYEVVYNSGAESVVYFHPLQPDSIEPEVISVGAVAEWLDMFGAGFNTEMVIDMSVMEEFFALPSETVGVAFQILDSDGDTFLNWPSGANPSNPSELAHLVLGSPGGLPSLIVSPPIIIASVETGWATNKPIRLHNYGDGTIIWSLDESADWLEITPENGVVPPGTYIEIDARLISGIMPTGLYNTTITFSSNDPLNPEQELPVEMTVTPRVPSHYLSVFPPAETSIEPGSFVEIPIYIGELYGNEITQLDFTIMTDREFLIPLEVNRGINLPPDWNFVVRNIYNDRVLLRLYGHSPLPASGELVKVRYAVESGILEGRSSRVEITDLLFNYDLDELPIPIPGNGVIIVGEELRYFWYGMLRYLVEDVQQDSVRFGLLDAATDNYDYGIDVMNTPPHSLFHDAWFLSNDWKYLGTDIRSTGCEVRWELWFESDGSIEWDPCQMWPGVMIDGVVDMSVDSTYEVSTETPVIITYDGTPGNYIWQIDLHQGWNMLSAPLQASSMSVSSLFPSAMGNAWAWDPTTANYYENSTIDIGEGYWILSSIDTSYTRTGNIVYSYERDLPNGWLILGSPAHRTYLADQDVVPEDAFVSGTFYYWNAAAEISTYESTSFFTPGFGQWIYCRFPATLEVTSIYLPKDIPSEDIKPVFEGRLFLAEDSGQSVIVTIGDALADFPIPPPAPGKSNRLYLDGELPLMARTLVGKEAEWTGKIDLAKSQTLSWSLFGAGEAEIEIDGAKFDMRETNDIHLSIGTHSFKVVYSRAVPEKIALHGNMPNPFNATTAITFDLPEKMDLSLTIFDMTGRSVSSIAEGEFESGTHRIIWNGRSDKGIKASSGVYFIVLKAGKTNLQRKMLLIK is encoded by the coding sequence ATGAAGTCCAGAGTTATCTTGGTTTCCTTATTAGTTATGATGATGGGCATATCGTTCGCCCAATCGGATCCACATGTTGTTTTTGGTGCTTTGATAAATGCCGATGGTTCCGCGCCAAACCCCGATTGCATGATATTCGAATCTTGGGTGACCACACGACCAACCGAGATTCTTACTCAGGATTCACCCGGTTGTGATTTTGAGGATAGCCTTTGGTTTGTCAATACAGGTAATTTTCCCACAGCTATCGCGGATGGAGAAGAGCTTTCTATTTGGCTTCGCGACACTTGTCTTGCCGAAACTTTAACTGTTTCTGGCAATGTTGATCTGTCATATCCCGAGGAAAATTGGGGTTCTTTCGAACTTATTGAAGAAGGCGAAACACCAATAATAACAGTGCTTACTCCAAATGGAGGAGATAGTTATGTTTGGGATGACCCAATAGACATAACCTGGACAAGCCTTGATCTTACCGGAAATGTCAAGATTGAGTATTCGATGGATGGTGGGGTAGTCTGGAACTCCATCACCGGCACAACTTTAGATGATGGAGCTTATGCTTGGATTGCTCCGCATATCACTTCAGAAATTATACTCTTCAAGATATCCTCTGTTATTTTTCCCACCGTGTTCGATGTTTCCGACGGCTTTACAGAAATCGTGCCGGAACCTTCGATAGAGCTTGTGTATCCTAACGGTGGAGAAATTCTTACTGTTGATGAAATTGTTAATGTAAGATGGGATGTGATTGGCGACGAGGGCCCATTTGAACTCCATATTTCGCGAGATGGAGGGGGCACGTGGACATTAATTTCCGGTGGTTTAGCTGGTCGTGGCAATCTCGATTGGACGGCTGTGGGACCGGCTTCAGATAACTGCCTTATTAGGGTTAGGGCTGAAGATGATGTTTTATTTAGTGATGTTAGTGACGCTGTCTTCGAAATCGTTGATTTAGTAGGGCTAACAATGGTATTCCCGAATGGCGGCGAGGTTCTGTTTATCGACTCTATAGCTGCTATAACCTGGGATGCTGGCGATGTCGAAGGCGATCTAGAATTATTATTTTCCCGTGATAATGGTGACTCATGGACACCGCTTGCAGATGGCCTTGGAGCGAGGGGCGTTTTTAACTGGGATGTTACCGGACCAACCTCTGAGGAATGCTTTATGCAGGTTCGTTCAGAAAGCGACACAACAATATTCGATAATAGTGATGCCGTTTTCGAAATAGGCGAGTATATCCCTCCGGTCGAGGACTCGATAGCGCCATCTCAGATTATTGATCTTGTGGTGATTGAGGTTCAACATGATCGAGCGCACCTTGCATGGAGCGCTCCCGGTGACGATGGAACCGATGGAACTGCTGCAAGTTATACTATGGGTTACGACCTTACTGCTTTCACATGGCCGGCTACATGGGAAGTTGCTGGAATGCCTATGCCCGAAGTAGCCGGAACGCCACAGGATATATGGATCGAGGGCCTTGCCCCAGAGACTGAATATTATGCTGCTATGATTGCCGAGGATGAAGAACCCAATGCCTCACCCATGTCGAATATGGTCAATTTCTCGACTTCTTCGGCGCCGGATACAATCCCGCCAGCTGGTTTCGATATAGATACACTTGTGGCTCGTGATGTCTCTTTCGATGGATTTACCATTTTTTGGGATGCCCCGGGCGACGATGGCAATATTGGCACGGCTGATAACTACGATTTCCGCCTCTCAACATTTGCTTTCCTAGCTGGGGATTTTGAGACTATGCCGGAAGTTGTTGCTGGTGTTCCTATTCCAGAGGTTGCTGGTTCGCGCCAGACTCTGATAATTAATGGCCTTACGCCAGATACAGATTATTGGATCGCCGGGAAGGCTTCCGATGAAGTCCTTAATGACGGCCCGGTATCGAACATTATTCATGTTAGAACTCATGAATACACTGACCTTATACCTGTTGGTAATATTATCGATTTATCGTGCGGTGATCTCGATATGAATGCAATCGAACTGATTTTTACCGCGCCGGGTGACGATGGTTGGGCTGGGACTGTTGGTATCGGTTACGAAGTCCGTTTCCTTGCAGATTCTGCTTTTGATCCCATCGATTGGGCATTTGTTGACGTCTATGACACTATTCCTCCTGTTCCAGGAAGGACAGAGGTTAGCTATTATGTGACCGGTCTTGATCAGGGAAGACAATATTTCTTTGTGGTGCGCGGTCTCGATGACGACGGTCCCGCTTCACTTCCTTCTGATTTAGCTGGTTGTTGGACACTCGGAAGAGTGAATCCTTTACCCGATATTGTAATGGATGAAGACGATCCCGATATGCTGCTCGAGGATATTTTTAATATATTTAATCCACCATCGGGTTTGACATATGGTGTTACTAGTTCAGAAGATGGTATCGATGTTTCAATCGCTGATTCGCAGGATATCTTGGTCTCGCTCGAAGAGAATTATTTTGGAGAGGGATGGATTATCATTTCAGCCACCGATGGCGAGGATATTCTTTTAGATTCAGTATATATTACCGTTAATCCCGTCAATGACGCACCAATTTTTATTACCATGCCAGCTGAAACGCTTGTTCTCGATGGATTCCCCTGGGAATACATGGCTATTGCAATCGATATTGAAGATGACCCTGTGGAATACGGTCTTATATCGGGTCCGGTGGGACTTGAAGTTGATATTTCAGGTTATGCAACCTGGTTGCCTTCGTCGATTGAGGGAACTTATACCATTAATATTGGTGCATGGGATGGAGCGGATACCTCGATACAGGAATTCGATATTGTTGTGATTAAATATAGCTACTCGATTTTCAAGCCTCATAACCTTCATGCATGGGATGGTTTCCGTGATTGCGTGCCGGTAGTTTGGCAAGCCCCGCTTGCAGTGGGACGCGATCTTCCTGTGCATCTCTCGCATTACAGATTATATCGAAGTGAATACTATGATTATGATTATTCGGTTCTGATCGATTCATTGCTTTTTAATAGCTATTGCGATAATACAGTCGTGCCGGGAGAGCTTTATTTTTATAAGGTTCAAGCTGTGTATTCAGACCCCGACTTCAATAGTGGTTTCTCCAATATAGATGGCGGCGCTTCGCTTGCCAGTAACTGGCTTTACAGCAGTTATACTATAGGCCCGCCGCCTATGGTCGATGGAGATCTTAATGAGGAAGTATGGTTCGAATCAACCGACATAGACCTGTTTAGCGAATTTGGGATATTGCTCTCCAATAGCGGTTCTTTTCTTAATATCGGCCTTACAAATCCGACGCTTAGTATCGAGGATGGTTTTACATTCCGTTTCTTCTTCGATGATAACAACGATGATGAATGGGATGCCGACAGTTCAACCGAGGGTTATTATGAAGTAGTTTATAATTCTGGTGCGGAGTCTGTGGTATATTTCCATCCGCTTCAACCAGATAGTATAGAACCGGAGGTCATTTCAGTAGGAGCGGTTGCTGAATGGTTGGACATGTTCGGCGCAGGATTCAATACCGAAATGGTCATCGATATGAGCGTTATGGAGGAGTTCTTCGCTCTGCCTTCAGAAACTGTGGGCGTAGCGTTCCAGATTCTTGATTCAGATGGTGATACATTCCTTAATTGGCCATCGGGAGCTAATCCCAGCAATCCTTCAGAATTAGCTCATTTAGTTCTCGGTTCGCCAGGTGGATTGCCCTCATTAATCGTTTCTCCACCGATAATTATTGCCAGCGTCGAGACCGGTTGGGCAACAAATAAACCCATCAGGCTTCACAACTATGGCGATGGGACTATTATCTGGAGCCTCGATGAATCCGCCGATTGGCTCGAGATCACGCCAGAAAACGGTGTAGTTCCGCCCGGGACTTATATCGAGATCGATGCAAGGCTTATCTCCGGCATCATGCCGACAGGGCTTTATAACACGACGATCACTTTCTCGTCCAACGATCCATTAAACCCCGAACAAGAATTGCCGGTTGAGATGACAGTTACTCCTCGAGTTCCCAGCCATTATCTTAGTGTATTTCCACCTGCAGAGACATCCATCGAACCGGGCAGCTTTGTCGAAATCCCGATTTATATCGGCGAGCTTTACGGAAATGAGATTACACAACTCGATTTTACTATAATGACCGATAGGGAATTCCTTATTCCTCTCGAGGTTAATAGAGGAATTAACCTTCCGCCGGATTGGAACTTCGTTGTCAGAAATATATACAACGACAGGGTCTTGCTCAGGCTTTATGGACATTCACCGCTTCCTGCTTCTGGAGAGCTTGTTAAGGTTCGTTATGCAGTCGAAAGCGGTATTCTCGAGGGAAGAAGTTCCCGTGTCGAGATCACTGATTTATTGTTTAACTATGATCTCGATGAGCTTCCGATTCCGATCCCCGGCAACGGTGTAATTATTGTCGGAGAGGAATTACGCTATTTCTGGTATGGTATGCTTCGTTATTTGGTGGAGGATGTTCAACAGGATTCTGTTAGATTCGGTTTACTCGATGCTGCTACGGATAATTACGATTACGGTATCGATGTTATGAATACGCCACCGCATAGCCTGTTTCACGATGCTTGGTTCCTCAGTAACGACTGGAAATATTTGGGCACAGATATTCGTTCAACCGGATGTGAAGTGCGCTGGGAATTGTGGTTTGAATCTGACGGTTCTATCGAGTGGGATCCTTGCCAAATGTGGCCTGGAGTTATGATCGACGGTGTTGTCGATATGAGTGTGGATAGCACTTATGAGGTTTCGACTGAAACACCTGTGATCATAACCTATGATGGCACTCCAGGGAATTATATTTGGCAGATAGATCTTCATCAAGGATGGAATATGCTTAGCGCGCCGCTTCAAGCAAGCTCGATGAGTGTGTCTTCGCTGTTCCCGAGTGCAATGGGCAATGCTTGGGCTTGGGATCCGACGACAGCCAACTATTATGAAAACTCAACGATCGATATTGGCGAGGGCTATTGGATACTATCTTCGATAGATACGAGCTACACCCGCACCGGAAATATCGTCTATTCATATGAGCGCGATCTTCCGAATGGATGGCTCATATTGGGAAGCCCGGCACATAGAACTTATCTTGCAGATCAGGATGTTGTTCCTGAAGACGCTTTTGTTTCAGGGACATTCTATTATTGGAATGCCGCTGCGGAAATCTCAACCTATGAATCGACCTCGTTCTTCACACCCGGCTTTGGCCAATGGATATACTGCCGCTTCCCGGCTACTTTAGAGGTTACGAGTATTTATCTTCCAAAGGATATCCCCAGCGAAGACATAAAGCCTGTGTTTGAGGGTCGTTTATTCCTCGCGGAGGACTCCGGTCAGTCGGTGATAGTTACTATCGGCGATGCTCTTGCGGACTTCCCGATTCCACCGCCCGCTCCGGGGAAATCGAACAGGCTATACCTCGATGGTGAACTACCACTTATGGCGAGAACCCTTGTCGGAAAAGAAGCTGAGTGGACTGGAAAAATAGATTTGGCTAAGTCGCAAACGCTTAGCTGGAGTCTATTTGGAGCCGGTGAAGCAGAGATCGAGATAGACGGAGCGAAGTTCGACATGCGCGAAACAAACGACATTCATTTAAGCATTGGCACGCATAGCTTCAAGGTGGTTTATTCTCGGGCAGTGCCTGAAAAAATTGCGCTTCATGGAAATATGCCAAATCCATTCAACGCCACGACAGCAATAACCTTCGATCTTCCGGAGAAGATGGACCTCTCTCTTACTATATTCGATATGACCGGAAGAAGTGTCAGTTCTATTGCCGAGGGAGAATTCGAGTCTGGAACGCATCGTATAATCTGGAATGGTAGAAGCGATAAAGGCATCAAAGCCTCGAGCGGGGTTTATTTTATCGTGCTAAAGGCTGGTAAAACCAATCTCCAAAGGAAGATGCTATTAATCAAATAA